In the genome of Pigmentiphaga litoralis, one region contains:
- a CDS encoding flagellin N-terminal helical domain-containing protein has protein sequence MAQVINTNIASLNAQRNLNSSQSATTTSLQRLSTGLRINSAKDDAAGLAISERMSTQIRGLNQAVRNSNDGISLAQTAEGALAQIGTNLQRIRELSVQSANATNSADDRAALQKEVSQLSSEIGRVAKDTSFNGTSLIDGSFTSKAFQVGANQGQTISINGIANANVNALGSWTSKDTSAIVAGTAAAGQSVAAVSGKSVISVGDITAPTAGTATTLNYAAGTVTVNGMQLDVAAVSTAKAAATPTATETQLAKGTLLTNIAKAVNDAGIPGLTVSALKADGTAATAPADIASLSFANTGKTEFMTTGSTFAGTTVTKPATPASKNFAALAADTFKVNGVSIEAIGATTSESTRLSALANAINNKTSETTVTATVDNGRLKLTSDKKDVEITAGAAALPKLLDGTTNSTLANETGLTIGSSKTLAGATAFAKGAQQTGFANLDISTVDGADNAIKAMDAALKSVNEARADLGAIQNRFSSVVSSLETTSENLSASRSRIQDTDFAAETASLTRAQILSQAGTAMLAQANSLPNNVLTLLRG, from the coding sequence ATGGCACAAGTCATCAATACCAACATCGCTTCGCTCAACGCTCAGCGCAATCTGAATTCGTCGCAATCGGCCACTACGACTTCGCTGCAACGCCTGTCGACTGGCCTGCGTATCAACAGTGCGAAAGACGACGCTGCCGGCCTGGCCATCTCCGAGCGCATGTCCACGCAGATACGAGGTCTGAACCAGGCCGTGCGTAATTCGAACGATGGCATCTCGCTGGCACAGACCGCTGAAGGCGCCCTGGCGCAGATTGGTACGAACCTGCAGCGTATTCGTGAGTTGTCGGTCCAGTCCGCCAACGCGACCAACTCGGCAGACGACCGCGCAGCGCTGCAAAAAGAGGTGTCACAGCTGTCGTCTGAAATCGGCCGCGTAGCCAAGGACACGTCGTTCAACGGCACGAGCCTGATCGACGGCAGCTTCACCAGCAAGGCCTTCCAGGTCGGCGCCAACCAAGGCCAGACCATCAGCATCAACGGTATCGCCAACGCCAATGTGAACGCACTGGGTTCGTGGACCAGCAAGGACACGTCGGCCATCGTGGCAGGCACAGCGGCAGCCGGTCAATCAGTCGCTGCGGTCAGCGGCAAGTCGGTGATTTCGGTTGGTGATATCACTGCGCCTACGGCAGGAACGGCGACGACACTGAACTACGCTGCCGGCACCGTTACGGTCAACGGCATGCAATTGGACGTCGCCGCTGTCAGTACCGCAAAGGCAGCGGCTACGCCTACCGCAACTGAAACGCAGTTGGCCAAGGGCACCCTGCTCACCAACATCGCCAAGGCGGTCAATGATGCCGGCATTCCAGGTCTGACCGTTAGCGCGTTGAAGGCCGACGGCACTGCGGCTACCGCACCAGCGGATATCGCGAGTCTGAGTTTCGCCAACACCGGCAAGACGGAATTCATGACGACGGGTTCGACCTTCGCCGGCACCACCGTCACCAAGCCGGCGACTCCCGCCTCGAAGAACTTCGCGGCTCTCGCTGCAGACACCTTCAAGGTGAACGGCGTCTCGATCGAAGCCATCGGTGCGACGACCAGCGAGTCAACCCGCCTGTCCGCCTTGGCAAACGCCATCAACAACAAGACCTCCGAAACGACTGTCACTGCGACGGTTGACAATGGTCGCCTGAAGCTGACTTCGGACAAGAAGGACGTCGAAATCACAGCAGGCGCCGCTGCGCTGCCAAAACTGCTCGACGGCACGACGAACTCGACTCTGGCTAACGAAACCGGCCTCACGATCGGCTCCAGCAAAACCCTGGCCGGCGCCACTGCTTTTGCCAAGGGTGCGCAGCAAACCGGCTTCGCCAACCTGGACATCTCGACCGTCGACGGCGCGGATAACGCCATCAAGGCCATGGACGCCGCGCTCAAGAGTGTGAACGAAGCCCGCGCTGACCTGGGCGCCATCCAGAACCGGTTCAGCTCGGTGGTTTCGAGCCTGGAAACGACGTCCGAGAACCTGTCTGCGTCGCGCAGCCGGATCCAGGACACCGACTTTGCTGCAGAAACCGCGTCGCTGACCCGCGCGCAGATCCTGTCGCAAGCGGGTACCGCGATGCTGGCCCAGGCCAACTCGCTGCCGAACAACGTGTTGACGCTGCTGCGTGGTTGA
- a CDS encoding flagellin N-terminal helical domain-containing protein has translation MAQVINTNIASLNAQRNLNSSQSATTTSLQRLSTGLRINSAKDDAAGLAISERMSTQIKGLNQAVRNSNDGISLAQTAEGALQQIGTNLQRIRELSVQSANATNSADDRAALQKEVAQLSSEIGRVAKDTSFNGTSLIDGSFTSKAFQVGANQGQTISINGIANANVNALGSWTSKDTTAAVGGVAPVGTPTAAVSGTATLSAAALTAPDATTFDYAASKITVNGTAIDLAAVTAGTDNTTARTAMVAEINTKLGAAGIPGLTAAVTGGAGAEVITFSNSGKSEFSITGDNFAGTLTVKAATPAKSDFAAIAGGGITINGKNIGPIGATSNAASRLSTVASAINNLSADTNVTATVDAGRLKLTSTKGDVVVGGTATAADMLKETGLVAGTSAAGGTNIAGSTSFAKGTAQVGFANLDISTVDGADNAILAMDAALKSVNESRADLGAIQNRFSSVVSSLETTSENLSASRSRIQDTDFAAETASLTRAQILSQAGTAMLAQANSLPNNVLTLLRG, from the coding sequence ATGGCACAAGTCATCAATACCAACATCGCTTCGCTCAATGCTCAGCGCAATCTGAACTCGTCGCAATCGGCCACCACGACTTCGCTGCAACGCCTGTCGACCGGCCTGCGCATCAACAGCGCGAAAGACGACGCAGCCGGCCTGGCCATCTCCGAGCGTATGTCCACGCAGATCAAGGGTCTGAATCAAGCCGTTCGCAACTCGAACGACGGTATCTCGCTGGCCCAGACCGCTGAAGGCGCCCTGCAGCAGATCGGCACCAACCTGCAACGTATTCGTGAACTGTCGGTTCAGTCCGCCAACGCGACGAACTCGGCAGACGACCGCGCCGCACTGCAGAAGGAAGTTGCCCAGCTGTCCTCCGAAATCGGCCGCGTGGCCAAGGACACGTCGTTCAACGGCACGAGCCTGATTGACGGCAGCTTCACCAGCAAGGCCTTCCAGGTCGGCGCCAACCAGGGCCAGACCATCAGCATCAACGGTATCGCCAACGCCAATGTGAACGCACTGGGTTCGTGGACCAGCAAGGACACGACGGCTGCAGTGGGCGGCGTTGCACCGGTGGGTACGCCTACCGCTGCTGTCAGCGGCACCGCAACCCTGAGCGCAGCGGCACTGACCGCACCCGACGCCACGACGTTCGACTACGCTGCCAGCAAGATCACTGTCAACGGCACCGCCATCGACCTGGCCGCCGTGACTGCCGGCACCGACAACACCACCGCACGTACCGCGATGGTCGCTGAAATCAACACCAAGCTGGGTGCAGCCGGTATCCCCGGCCTGACCGCAGCCGTGACCGGTGGCGCAGGTGCTGAAGTCATCACCTTCTCCAACTCGGGCAAGAGCGAGTTCTCGATCACCGGTGACAACTTCGCCGGCACGCTGACCGTCAAGGCAGCCACGCCAGCCAAGAGCGATTTCGCAGCCATCGCTGGCGGCGGCATCACCATCAACGGCAAGAACATCGGCCCGATCGGCGCCACCAGCAACGCAGCGTCGCGTCTGAGCACCGTTGCCAGCGCCATCAACAACCTGTCGGCCGACACCAACGTGACGGCAACCGTCGACGCAGGTCGCCTGAAGCTGACGTCCACCAAGGGCGACGTGGTTGTGGGCGGTACCGCCACTGCCGCGGACATGCTCAAAGAAACCGGTCTGGTTGCAGGTACGTCTGCTGCCGGCGGCACGAACATCGCTGGTTCGACCTCCTTCGCCAAGGGCACGGCACAAGTCGGCTTCGCCAACCTCGACATCTCGACCGTCGACGGCGCCGACAACGCCATCCTGGCGATGGACGCCGCGCTCAAGAGCGTGAACGAGTCCCGCGCTGACCTGGGCGCGATCCAGAACCGCTTCAGCTCGGTGGTTTCGAGCCTGGAAACGACGTCCGAGAACTTGTCTGCTTCGCGCAGCCGGATCCAGGACACCGACTTTGCTGCAGAAACCGCGTCGCTGACCCGCGCGCAGATCCTGTCGCAGGCTGGTACCGCGATGCTGGCCCAGGCCAACTCGCTGCCGAACAACGTGCTGACGCTCCTGCGCGGATAA
- a CDS encoding sensor histidine kinase — protein sequence MLEALFKSMPAATWIVDLSGRYSYVTDTYAKLVGRTADECIGRSVDEVMPPALARLYALRHKQLLENRAPKRFEQIWPVRGEPRWFEIHMNCLLDETGEPMGVAGYAQDVTQHMEQQESARRVQEGLEKRVAQRTQQLSVTNEELEAFSYSVSHDLRAPLSNIGGFLGLLQENFADQLGPTGSEYVQQIASNAERMNGLIGDLLQLARVNQGGLLRAQVDLTQMVEEILSGLAAQDPGRQVKIVLPNPTYADCDPGLMRAALVNLLSNAWKFTGRVDHPRIQFGCFVRGTFPVYFVRDNGAGFDMKHADRMFGAFQRFHREAEFPGTGIGLATVKRVIGRHGGQVWAESAPGLGATFYFTLDTPD from the coding sequence ATGCTTGAAGCCCTCTTCAAATCGATGCCTGCAGCCACCTGGATCGTTGATCTGTCAGGTCGCTACAGCTACGTCACGGACACGTACGCCAAACTGGTGGGACGTACTGCGGACGAGTGTATCGGGCGGTCAGTCGACGAGGTGATGCCCCCTGCCCTCGCCCGACTGTATGCATTGCGACATAAGCAGTTGCTTGAAAATCGCGCGCCAAAACGATTTGAACAGATATGGCCAGTGCGGGGCGAGCCACGGTGGTTTGAAATCCACATGAATTGCCTGCTTGACGAGACGGGCGAACCCATGGGCGTTGCCGGCTACGCACAAGACGTGACGCAGCATATGGAGCAACAGGAATCCGCGCGCCGCGTTCAGGAAGGGCTGGAAAAGCGTGTCGCCCAGCGCACGCAGCAATTAAGCGTCACGAATGAAGAACTGGAAGCCTTTTCCTATTCGGTGTCCCACGACCTGCGAGCGCCCCTGAGCAATATCGGCGGGTTTCTTGGCCTGCTGCAAGAAAACTTCGCCGACCAGCTGGGACCGACCGGAAGTGAATATGTGCAGCAGATCGCGTCCAACGCAGAAAGAATGAATGGCCTGATTGGCGACCTGCTGCAACTGGCTCGCGTCAACCAGGGCGGGCTGCTTCGGGCGCAGGTGGACCTGACGCAAATGGTCGAGGAAATACTGAGCGGACTTGCCGCGCAGGACCCAGGCCGCCAGGTCAAGATCGTTTTGCCAAATCCGACCTATGCGGACTGCGATCCTGGTCTGATGCGCGCGGCGCTGGTGAATCTTCTCAGCAACGCCTGGAAATTCACGGGTCGGGTCGACCATCCCAGAATCCAGTTCGGCTGTTTCGTTCGCGGGACCTTTCCGGTGTATTTCGTCCGCGACAACGGTGCGGGTTTCGACATGAAGCACGCTGACCGCATGTTCGGTGCCTTCCAGCGCTTCCATCGCGAAGCGGAATTTCCGGGTACGGGCATTGGCCTGGCGACTGTGAAACGGGTCATTGGACGCCATGGCGGACAGGTCTGGGCTGAAAGCGCGCCTGGATTGGGCGCCACCTTCTATTTCACGCTCGATACGCCCGACTGA
- the flhD gene encoding flagellar transcriptional regulator FlhD, with amino-acid sequence MSRLNAEIRDANLTYLLLAQQMLRIDRAEALFRLGLSSEVGDLVESLTTAQLIKIASTTMLLARFRFDDSLVWNLLATPKRDDAPSRMHAAILMASRTAAAA; translated from the coding sequence ATGTCGCGATTGAATGCCGAAATTCGTGATGCCAATCTGACATATCTGTTGCTTGCACAACAAATGCTGCGCATTGATCGGGCCGAAGCGCTGTTTCGTTTGGGCCTTTCGTCCGAAGTGGGCGACCTCGTCGAATCACTGACAACCGCCCAATTGATCAAAATCGCGTCGACCACCATGTTGCTCGCCCGATTCCGTTTTGACGACTCCCTGGTCTGGAATCTCCTGGCCACGCCAAAACGCGATGATGCCCCCTCGCGCATGCATGCCGCCATCCTGATGGCGAGCCGTACGGCAGCCGCGGCCTGA
- the flhC gene encoding flagellar transcriptional regulator FlhC: MTRAKSVLSEARQIEIACELIQLDARLQVLESEVTLSRERLLRLYREIKGKSPPKGMLPFSTDWFMTWQPNIHASLFMNIYKHQCGLPELTPVESLIRAYRLYREQVVQLGMPEVLSITRAWRLTRFFDAGMLGMTRCTSCSGEFVTHSFELAHQYVCGLCHMPSRAGKTRQAGTLSDADVSVEA; the protein is encoded by the coding sequence ATGACTCGCGCTAAAAGCGTCTTGTCCGAAGCTCGCCAGATCGAGATCGCGTGCGAGCTTATCCAGCTCGACGCGCGTCTTCAGGTGCTGGAGTCCGAAGTGACGCTGTCTCGAGAGCGTCTCCTCCGCCTTTATCGGGAGATCAAAGGCAAATCGCCTCCAAAGGGCATGCTGCCTTTTTCCACCGACTGGTTCATGACCTGGCAGCCAAACATCCATGCCTCGTTGTTCATGAACATCTACAAGCATCAGTGCGGTCTCCCCGAGCTGACGCCGGTGGAATCCCTGATCCGTGCCTATCGCCTATACCGCGAGCAAGTGGTGCAGCTCGGCATGCCGGAAGTCCTGTCGATCACTCGCGCCTGGCGCCTGACCCGCTTCTTTGACGCCGGAATGCTGGGCATGACGCGCTGCACCAGCTGCAGCGGTGAATTCGTCACGCATAGCTTCGAACTCGCGCACCAGTATGTGTGCGGCCTGTGCCATATGCCATCGCGTGCGGGGAAGACGCGGCAGGCGGGCACCTTGTCCGACGCCGACGTGTCGGTCGAAGCGTAG